In Apium graveolens cultivar Ventura chromosome 10, ASM990537v1, whole genome shotgun sequence, the following are encoded in one genomic region:
- the LOC141692577 gene encoding uncharacterized protein LOC141692577, producing MVVTRGTKEADSKKKNGKANKTVATTSMKKQRRKTLLAREMDAYSMFMITDFLKRYYQNHPRSTTGLIPDDAEKCGFNEWINMSESEKASWIENVNNMNAGGKTLFQLRCEYYYLY from the exons ATGGTGGTAACAAGAGGGACTAAGGAAGCTGATAGCAAGAA GAAAAACGGAAAAGCCAATAAG ACTGTGGCAACCACATCCATGAaaaaacaaagaagaaaaactctGTTGGCGAGAGAGATGGACGCATACTCTATGTTCAT GATTACTGACTTTCTGAAGCGTTATTACCAGAATCATCCACGCTCAACCACTGGATTG ATTCCAGATGATGCCGAAAAATGTGGATTTAATGAATGGATTAACATGAGTGAATCT GAGAAAGCTTCGTGGATTGAAAATGTCAATAATATGAATGCTGGAGGAAAAACCCTGTTCCAGCTTCGCTGTgaatattattatctttattga
- the LOC141690790 gene encoding 26S proteasome regulatory subunit 7-like, which yields MGACRCGRGCEAREHLGIAPKYVNAHTINGKLGPLFPCYEKLVEIDAVYTKPFTTSAILIAPGQTTNVLVHANQMSGRYYMAGKSDVTYNDVGGCNEQIEKIRKVVELPMLHPEMFVKLGIDPPRGVLCYGPPGTGKTLLARAVANRTDACFIHVIGSELVQKYVGEGARIIRELLQMARSKKACIVFFDEIDAIGGARFDDGVGGDNKVQRTMLEIINQLDGFDARGNIKVLMMTNRPDALDPALLRPGRLDREVEFGLPDLESRTQMFKIHTRTMNCERDIRFEFLARLCPNSTGADIRSVCTKAGMYAIRARRKTVTEMNFLDAVNKVIKGYHKFSATPKYMVYS from the exons ATGGGGGCATGTAGATGTGGAAGAGGTTGTGAAGCAAGGGAACATCTTGGGATTGCCCCCAAATATGTCAATGCACATACAATTAATGGCAAACTAGGGCCTCTCTTTCCTTGTTACGAGAAAC TAGTTGAGATTGATGCAGTCTACACCAAACCTTTCACAACTTCTGCTATACTAATTGCACCTGGTCAGACCACAAACGTGTTAGTCCATGCAAACCAAATGTCAGGTCGATACTACATGGCT GGAAAGTCTGATGTTACATATAACGACGTAGGTGGATGCAATGAACAGATTGAGAAAATTCGAAAG GTTGTTGAGTTACCTATGCTTCACCCTGAGATGTTTGTCAAGCTTGGAATTGACCCTCCAAGGGGAGTTCTCTGTTATGGTCCTCCTGGAACGGGTAAAACACTTCTAGCTAGGGCTGTAGCCAATAGAACTGATGCGTGCTTTATTCATGTGATTGGAAGTGAGCTTGTTCAGAAGTATGTTGGTGAGGGTGCTCGCATAATTCGCGAGTTGCTTCAG ATGGCACGATCAAAGAAGGCTTGCATAGTGTTTTTTGATGAGATAGATGCAATTGGAGGTGCACGATTTGACGATGGTGTGGGGGGAGATAATAAGGTTCAGCGCACAATGCTTGAGATCATAAATCAGCTTGATGGATTTGACGCTCGAGGAAATATTAAAGTTCTGATGATGACAAA CAGGCCTGACGCACTTGATCCAGCGTTGCTTCGTCCTGGGAGGTTAGATCGTGAAGTTGAGTTTGGCCTACCTGATCTAGAAAGTAGGACGCAAATGTTTAAGATCCATACACGTACTATGAACTGCGAAAGGGACATTCGATTTGAATTCTTAGCTCGTCTTTGTCCAAATTCGACAG GAGCGGATATAAGAAGTGTATGCACAAAGGCTGGTATGTATGCTATTCGAGCAAGAAGGAAAACTGTAACAGAAATGAATTTCCTTGATGCTGTGAACAAAGTCATCAAGGGGTATCATAAGTTTAGTGCCACCCCCAAGTATATGGTGTACAGTTGA
- the LOC141689550 gene encoding serine/threonine-protein kinase BSK1-like encodes MVPATGVPPFSKFSFLDLKAAPKNFSSEFIVSESGEKSPNLAYKGGGTGNGKLQFWRLANLIGYCCDGDERLLVAGYMPNDTLAIHLFHCMYLFCVSFEDGDPRLSCFSLMRNSRDGKRRVTPESVIFSFRTILLDLLSGKHIPPNHALDMIRSKNILLLIDSHLEGKFSMEEATIVVDIAS; translated from the exons ATGGTTCCGGCTACCGGAGTCCCACCCTTTTCAAAGTTTTCATTTTTAGACCTTAAAGCTGCTCCTAAGAATTTTAGCTCTGAGTTTATAGTATCTGAGAGTGGTGAAAAATCCCCTAATCTAGCTTATAAAG GAGGAGGCACAGGTAATGGAAAGTTGCAGTTTTGGAGGCTtgctaatttgattggttattGCTGTGATGGAGATGAGAGATTACTTGTTGCTGGGTACATGCCTAATGACACTCTTGCTATACATTTGTTTCACTGTATGTATTTG TTTTGCGTATCTTTTGAGGATGGAGATCCTCGACTCTCATGTTTTAGTCTGATGAGAAATAGTAGGGATGGGAAAA GAAGAGTCACACCGGAAAGTGTCATATTCAGCTTCAGAACCATTCTTTTGGATCTTTTAAGTGGAAAGCACATCCCTCCAAATCAT GCCCTTGATATGATACGAAGTAAAAATATTCTTCTTCTTATCGATTCACATTTGGAAGGGAAGTTTTCAATGGAGGAAGCTACAATAGTAGTTGATATTGCCTCTTAA